A portion of the Heliomicrobium undosum genome contains these proteins:
- a CDS encoding metal-dependent hydrolase: protein MLQLTFFGHANFLLDDGQTKVLIDPFFTGNPSCPVKAETVHADYILVTHGHGDHFGDTIDIAKRTGATIISSFELAGYCQRKGVKAHGMAIGGKRDFPFGRVRLTAAVHGSGIVEGDNHLDVGNPCGFLVNMGGKSVYHAGDTGLTRDMELIDMCFLKGGRLDLALLPIGDNFGMGPDDALYATKMLHPRMVVPMHYNTFPVIEQDAVAFKRVVTELTDSECHVLAPGETLILNGNGR from the coding sequence ATGTTACAATTGACTTTTTTTGGTCATGCCAATTTTCTGCTTGATGACGGGCAGACGAAGGTGTTGATTGACCCCTTTTTCACAGGCAACCCCAGTTGTCCGGTGAAGGCGGAAACCGTTCATGCCGATTACATCCTGGTCACCCACGGTCACGGCGACCACTTCGGCGACACGATCGACATCGCCAAACGCACCGGGGCCACTATCATCAGTTCCTTTGAGCTAGCCGGCTACTGTCAGCGAAAAGGGGTAAAAGCCCATGGGATGGCTATAGGCGGCAAACGGGATTTCCCCTTCGGCCGGGTGCGCTTGACGGCAGCCGTTCACGGCTCGGGTATCGTCGAAGGGGATAATCATCTTGACGTGGGCAATCCCTGTGGCTTTCTGGTGAATATGGGCGGCAAATCTGTCTATCATGCCGGTGACACCGGTTTGACTCGTGATATGGAACTCATCGACATGTGTTTCCTGAAAGGGGGACGCCTCGACCTTGCCCTGCTGCCCATTGGCGACAACTTTGGCATGGGCCCGGACGACGCCCTCTACGCCACCAAGATGCTGCATCCGCGCATGGTTGTGCCGATGCACTACAATACCTTCCCGGTCATCGAGCAAGATGCCGTGGCGTTCAAACGGGTGGTGACGGAACTGACCGATTCAGAATGCCATGTCCTGGCGCCAGGCGAGACGTTGATCTTGAACGGCAACGGACGGTAA
- the fdhF gene encoding formate dehydrogenase subunit alpha, producing MKQGSAQALTNDKTKVQPEAQTKDQANLENVALTIDGQSISVPAGTTVLAAARQLGIDIPTLCHDPELTNPGSCRLCVVEIEVPTAGGMMKMRNLPPSCVTAVSPGMVVRTRTETVVQARRTVLELLLANHPKDCLRCERAGSCRLQAYAYEYGADFPVAGSALDGERRRDPVDDSNPFIRRDMNKCVLCGKCVRVCAEIQGRHVLDYAHRGFATTVAPAFEKPLGDSDCVFCGSCVALCPTGALTEKTKAGKGRPWDVRRKVRTTCPYCGTGCNFDLEVIRRPIAGEPEEVIGVASAVDAPVNGRHLCVKGRFGLSFIHHPERLRRPLVKKEGRFVETSWEEALNVVAERFQAIQSDCGGDAFGVLASAKATNEENYLINRFARGVLGTNNIDHCARLCHASTVAGLAAAFGSGAMTNPIADIAKSDFLLVIGSNTTESHPVLAQKLLQAIGRGTPCVVIDPRKTELAAAATEHLAIRPGGDLALLNALAHVIIAEGLQDRRFIEERTEGFEELQAAVVACSPEWAASLTGIAPEVIRETARRYARAERASIFYTMGITQKRTGTHNVMAIANLALLTGHIGKEGSGVNPLRGQNNVQGACDMGALPNVFPGYQPVGDAAVRAKFAADWGLDTAELPAKAGLTVGEMLEAALVGELKAMLIVGENPVLSDPDSAHVVEALQRLDFLVAVDIFLSETAQLADVVLPACSFAEKEGTFTNTERRVQRVRQAIDPVGQSRPDWRIVVDLAAALGRPFDLADPAAVMAEIARLTPSYAGISHDRLDREGGLCWPCPATDHPGTPRLHVERFTRGKGRFHAVHYLPPAEAPDEEYPLVLSTGRRLFHYHTGTMSRRTELEAIYPEEHLEMHPDNAAHLGLTDGDWVRLSTRRGAISLPVRLTEGIIAGTVFTSFHFSEAAVNALTNSAVDPVAKIPELKVCACSVEIVDPPSGYLPPVGKRVLV from the coding sequence ATGAAACAAGGCAGCGCCCAAGCTCTGACAAATGACAAGACCAAAGTTCAGCCCGAGGCGCAGACGAAGGATCAAGCGAACCTTGAAAACGTCGCGTTGACGATAGATGGACAGTCCATCTCTGTTCCGGCAGGCACGACCGTGTTGGCGGCGGCCCGGCAACTCGGCATCGACATCCCGACCCTCTGCCATGATCCGGAGTTGACCAACCCCGGCTCGTGCCGCCTCTGTGTCGTAGAAATCGAAGTCCCGACAGCAGGCGGGATGATGAAGATGCGGAACCTCCCCCCATCCTGCGTCACCGCCGTCTCACCGGGGATGGTCGTCCGCACCCGCACGGAAACGGTTGTGCAGGCGCGCCGGACGGTGCTGGAACTGCTGTTGGCCAATCACCCGAAAGACTGCCTGCGCTGCGAGCGCGCGGGAAGTTGCCGGCTTCAAGCCTACGCCTACGAGTATGGCGCCGACTTCCCCGTCGCCGGTTCCGCCCTCGACGGGGAGCGCCGCCGCGATCCCGTCGATGATTCCAACCCCTTCATCCGGCGGGATATGAACAAGTGTGTCCTCTGCGGCAAGTGTGTGCGCGTCTGCGCCGAAATCCAGGGCCGCCATGTCCTGGATTACGCGCACCGTGGTTTCGCGACGACGGTGGCGCCTGCTTTTGAAAAGCCGCTCGGCGATTCGGACTGTGTTTTTTGCGGATCCTGCGTCGCCCTCTGCCCCACAGGCGCGCTCACCGAAAAAACAAAGGCCGGGAAGGGCCGGCCCTGGGATGTTCGCCGCAAGGTGCGGACCACCTGCCCCTACTGCGGCACCGGCTGCAACTTCGACCTGGAGGTCATCCGGCGGCCTATCGCCGGCGAGCCGGAGGAGGTCATCGGCGTCGCCTCGGCCGTCGATGCGCCGGTCAACGGCCGCCACCTCTGTGTCAAAGGCCGCTTCGGCCTCTCCTTCATCCATCATCCCGAGCGGCTCCGGCGTCCCCTGGTGAAAAAGGAGGGGCGCTTTGTCGAAACCTCCTGGGAGGAAGCGCTCAACGTCGTGGCGGAGCGGTTTCAAGCGATTCAGAGCGATTGTGGCGGCGACGCCTTCGGCGTGCTGGCTTCCGCCAAGGCGACGAACGAGGAGAACTACCTGATCAACCGTTTTGCTCGGGGCGTGCTGGGCACCAACAACATCGACCACTGCGCCCGCCTCTGCCACGCCTCGACAGTGGCCGGCCTGGCCGCCGCCTTCGGCTCCGGGGCGATGACCAATCCCATCGCCGATATCGCCAAGAGCGACTTTCTCCTCGTCATCGGGTCCAACACGACCGAGTCCCATCCTGTGCTCGCCCAGAAACTGCTGCAGGCCATCGGCAGGGGGACGCCCTGCGTCGTCATCGATCCGCGCAAGACGGAGTTGGCGGCGGCTGCGACGGAGCACCTGGCCATCCGTCCCGGCGGCGACCTGGCGCTGCTCAACGCCCTGGCCCATGTGATCATCGCCGAAGGGCTTCAGGACAGGCGGTTTATCGAGGAACGGACGGAAGGATTCGAAGAATTGCAAGCGGCTGTCGTCGCCTGTTCGCCCGAATGGGCGGCGTCGCTTACAGGGATCGCGCCGGAGGTCATCCGGGAGACGGCCCGGCGGTATGCGAGGGCCGAGCGGGCCTCCATCTTCTACACCATGGGGATCACCCAAAAGCGCACAGGCACCCATAATGTGATGGCTATCGCCAACCTGGCCCTTTTGACAGGTCATATCGGCAAAGAGGGGAGCGGCGTCAATCCCTTGCGCGGTCAAAACAACGTGCAGGGCGCCTGTGACATGGGCGCGCTGCCCAACGTCTTCCCTGGCTACCAGCCTGTGGGAGACGCGGCTGTCCGGGCCAAGTTCGCCGCCGATTGGGGCCTCGACACGGCCGAATTGCCGGCCAAGGCGGGCCTCACCGTCGGCGAGATGCTCGAAGCCGCCCTTGTAGGGGAACTCAAGGCGATGCTGATCGTCGGGGAGAACCCGGTCCTTTCCGACCCGGACAGCGCCCACGTTGTGGAAGCGCTGCAACGGCTCGATTTCCTCGTTGCCGTCGACATCTTTTTGAGCGAGACGGCTCAACTGGCTGATGTGGTGCTGCCGGCCTGTTCCTTCGCCGAAAAGGAAGGAACCTTCACCAACACGGAACGGCGGGTGCAGCGGGTGCGGCAGGCCATCGACCCCGTCGGCCAGTCGCGGCCTGACTGGCGGATCGTGGTCGATCTCGCGGCTGCGCTTGGTAGACCCTTTGACTTGGCTGACCCGGCGGCGGTGATGGCGGAGATCGCCCGCCTTACGCCCTCCTACGCCGGGATCAGCCACGACCGTCTCGACAGGGAAGGCGGGCTCTGCTGGCCCTGCCCGGCGACCGATCACCCCGGAACGCCTCGCCTGCATGTGGAGCGCTTCACCCGGGGGAAGGGCCGATTCCACGCCGTCCACTACCTGCCTCCGGCCGAAGCGCCCGATGAAGAGTACCCCCTCGTGCTATCGACCGGCCGCCGCCTCTTCCATTACCACACGGGGACGATGAGCCGCCGGACTGAGTTGGAGGCGATTTATCCCGAGGAACACCTGGAGATGCATCCCGATAACGCAGCCCATCTTGGACTGACGGACGGAGACTGGGTCCGCCTCTCCACTCGCCGGGGCGCCATCTCCCTCCCTGTGCGGCTGACAGAAGGCATCATCGCGGGAACGGTCTTCACCTCCTTCCACTTTTCAGAGGCAGCCGTCAACGCCCTGACGAACAGCGCCGTCGACCCTGTGGCCAAAATCCCGGAACTGAAGGTTTGCGCCTGCAGCGTCGAAATCGTCGATCCGCCCAGCGGATATCTGCCGCCTGTGGGCAAGCGGGTCCTGGTATAG
- a CDS encoding redox-sensing transcriptional repressor Rex, whose product MKFFKVPEPTIMRLSLYSRILEQLEERGVPIISSVELGDAVGINSGVVRKDLSMFGEFGVRGVGYNVRELRDNIRKLLGQDRNWPVIIVGAGHLGSSLAAYPGFRQRGFDVVALVDTDPEKVGSTIIDKTVVSWEEAEKLVKEHGVRMAILAVPADAVQAVAQQLTDLGIEAILNFSPIILKGPSKAQVQNVDLTVYFDLMRFTQNLNDNGLRPQASNTRGIAVR is encoded by the coding sequence GTGAAGTTTTTCAAGGTGCCTGAGCCGACAATCATGCGTTTGTCGCTCTACTCGCGGATCCTTGAACAGTTGGAAGAACGCGGTGTCCCGATCATTTCCTCGGTGGAGTTGGGTGATGCCGTGGGGATCAATTCGGGCGTCGTCCGCAAGGACCTGTCCATGTTCGGGGAGTTTGGTGTTCGCGGCGTAGGCTACAATGTGCGGGAACTGCGGGACAATATCCGCAAGCTCCTGGGCCAAGATCGCAACTGGCCCGTGATCATCGTCGGCGCCGGTCACTTGGGTTCCTCCCTGGCCGCCTACCCGGGATTCCGTCAACGTGGATTCGACGTGGTTGCGCTGGTGGACACGGATCCTGAAAAAGTCGGTTCTACCATCATAGACAAAACCGTCGTCTCCTGGGAAGAAGCGGAAAAGCTCGTCAAAGAGCACGGCGTTCGCATGGCGATTCTGGCTGTGCCCGCTGACGCTGTCCAGGCGGTTGCCCAGCAACTGACCGATCTCGGAATCGAAGCGATTCTCAACTTCTCGCCCATCATCTTGAAAGGGCCTTCTAAAGCGCAGGTGCAAAACGTCGACCTGACGGTCTACTTTGACCTGATGCGGTTCACGCAAAACCTCAACGACAACGGTCTGCGACCCCAGGCGTCCAACACGCGCGGGATCGCCGTTCGCTAA
- a CDS encoding 4Fe-4S dicluster domain-containing protein translates to MTDVSRRTFFRRAIASGVAGAGVLTFGPNGPAFAGADAVGTMIDLTRCDGCAGEKTPRCVAACRQKNQSRFPEPQKPIENYWPQDKHEDWSDKRQVTNRLTPYNWTYVQKVTVQHEGKQQDIYVPRRCMHCDNPPCADICPFSAQTKKPEGPVIIDKDLCFGGAKCRDVCPWGIPARQAGVGLYTKLLPKYAGGGVMFKCDLCLDRIRQGESPACVDACPNKAISFGKKSEMRAKAQERAQQIGGYIYGEKENGGTSTFYVSAVPFEAIDQAMKEQAVDGKPGRPAMPVNAKNIMDSANGKVTGMMVAPVAGVIAAGVVAYRTMKGDE, encoded by the coding sequence ATGACCGATGTAAGCCGGAGAACCTTTTTCCGGCGCGCTATCGCCTCCGGCGTCGCCGGCGCCGGCGTGCTGACCTTTGGCCCGAACGGACCGGCCTTCGCCGGCGCCGACGCTGTGGGAACGATGATCGACCTGACTCGCTGCGACGGCTGCGCCGGCGAAAAGACGCCTCGTTGCGTCGCCGCCTGCCGCCAAAAAAACCAATCCCGTTTCCCGGAGCCGCAGAAACCGATCGAGAATTACTGGCCCCAGGACAAGCATGAAGACTGGTCAGATAAGCGGCAAGTGACCAACCGGCTCACACCTTATAACTGGACCTACGTGCAAAAAGTGACGGTGCAGCATGAGGGGAAGCAGCAGGACATCTATGTGCCGCGCCGCTGCATGCACTGTGACAATCCCCCTTGCGCCGACATCTGCCCCTTCAGCGCCCAGACGAAAAAGCCTGAAGGGCCTGTCATCATCGACAAGGATCTCTGCTTCGGCGGCGCCAAGTGCCGCGACGTCTGTCCCTGGGGCATTCCGGCCCGCCAGGCCGGTGTGGGCCTCTACACGAAATTGCTGCCCAAATACGCCGGCGGCGGCGTCATGTTCAAGTGCGACCTCTGTCTCGACCGCATCCGCCAGGGCGAATCGCCGGCCTGTGTCGATGCCTGCCCGAACAAGGCCATCTCCTTCGGGAAAAAAAGCGAGATGCGGGCAAAGGCTCAGGAGCGGGCTCAGCAGATCGGCGGCTACATCTACGGCGAGAAGGAAAACGGCGGCACCTCCACCTTCTACGTCTCCGCTGTGCCCTTTGAAGCCATCGACCAGGCGATGAAGGAGCAGGCTGTCGACGGGAAACCGGGCCGCCCCGCCATGCCGGTCAACGCCAAGAACATCATGGACAGCGCCAACGGCAAGGTCACCGGCATGATGGTCGCCCCGGTGGCCGGCGTCATCGCCGCCGGTGTCGTCGCCTACCGGACCATGAAGGGAGATGAGTGA
- the nuoF gene encoding NADH-quinone oxidoreductase subunit NuoF produces MKSLMDPCCQRCAHRPETPCREYLRCRTEGPLCHDDEQCRKARQGRIEAVEGAAQAQRPTQNQINESPCWRLLVCAGTGCIASGGAPVVAALREAVEQRGMSSQVEIALTGCHGFCEQGPIIVVEPGKTFYRRVSAADALDIVDTHLAGGQRVDRLLYRLPGGEAVTCYPEIPFYARQHRIVLANCGHINPEDLGEYLARQGYRGFLKALAMERAAVIAEVKRSGLRGRGGAGFLTGQKWEFTAGAPGEEKYIVCNADEGDPGAFMDRSVLEGDPHAVLEGMLVAGYAIGAREGYIYVRAEYPLAIRRLQRAIAQAEACGLLGENILHSGFSFRVHVKAGAGAFVCGEETALLTSIEGNRGMPRVRPPYPAVKGLWGKPTNINNVETFANIPHILRRGADWYAAMGVGRSKGSKVFALTGKVNNTGLVEVPMGLSLREIIFAIGGGIQGGKAFKAVQIGGPSGGCLPESLLDTPVDYETLLEAGAMVGSGGLVVMDESTCMVDIARYFLNFTQQESCGKCAPCREGTKRMLEILTRITEGKGREEDLGALEKLAAVIKATSLCGLGQSAPNPVLTTLRYFRDEYEAHINDQRCPAGLCAALLTYRIDADKCRGCTLCARHCPVGCITGKPREAYVIDETRCVKCGVCLERCKFGAVIRR; encoded by the coding sequence ATGAAAAGTTTGATGGATCCCTGTTGCCAGCGGTGCGCCCATCGACCGGAGACACCCTGTAGGGAATACCTGCGCTGTCGGACCGAGGGTCCTCTCTGCCATGACGATGAACAATGCCGGAAGGCCCGGCAAGGGCGCATCGAGGCTGTCGAAGGGGCAGCCCAGGCGCAAAGGCCAACGCAAAATCAAATCAACGAGTCCCCCTGCTGGCGGCTGCTCGTCTGCGCCGGCACCGGTTGCATCGCCTCCGGCGGCGCTCCCGTCGTGGCGGCGCTCCGGGAGGCGGTAGAGCAACGCGGGATGTCCAGTCAGGTGGAGATCGCCCTCACCGGATGTCACGGTTTTTGCGAGCAGGGGCCGATCATCGTCGTTGAACCGGGCAAAACCTTTTACCGCCGCGTCAGCGCAGCCGACGCGCTTGATATCGTCGATACCCACTTGGCCGGGGGCCAAAGGGTGGACCGGCTGCTCTACCGGCTTCCTGGGGGGGAGGCCGTAACCTGTTACCCGGAGATTCCTTTTTATGCGCGCCAGCACCGGATCGTGCTGGCCAACTGCGGCCACATCAACCCGGAGGACCTGGGCGAGTACCTGGCTCGCCAGGGCTATCGGGGGTTTCTCAAGGCCCTTGCCATGGAACGGGCCGCTGTGATCGCAGAGGTGAAGCGTTCCGGCCTGCGCGGACGCGGCGGCGCCGGTTTTCTGACCGGCCAGAAGTGGGAGTTCACCGCCGGCGCGCCGGGAGAAGAGAAGTACATCGTCTGCAACGCCGATGAGGGCGACCCGGGGGCCTTCATGGACCGCTCGGTTCTGGAGGGCGACCCCCACGCCGTGTTGGAGGGGATGCTCGTCGCTGGTTACGCTATCGGCGCCCGGGAGGGGTACATCTACGTTCGGGCCGAGTACCCCCTCGCCATCCGCCGCCTGCAAAGGGCCATCGCCCAGGCGGAAGCCTGCGGCCTCCTCGGAGAGAACATCCTGCACAGCGGCTTTTCCTTTCGCGTTCACGTCAAAGCCGGCGCCGGCGCTTTCGTCTGCGGCGAGGAGACGGCGTTGCTCACCTCTATTGAAGGCAACCGGGGGATGCCTCGCGTCAGGCCGCCCTATCCCGCCGTCAAGGGGCTCTGGGGCAAGCCGACCAACATCAACAACGTGGAAACATTTGCCAATATCCCCCACATCCTGCGCCGCGGCGCAGATTGGTACGCCGCCATGGGCGTCGGTCGGTCGAAAGGCTCGAAGGTTTTTGCCCTCACCGGCAAGGTGAACAACACGGGACTCGTCGAGGTCCCCATGGGCCTCAGCCTGCGGGAGATCATCTTCGCCATCGGCGGCGGCATCCAGGGCGGGAAGGCCTTCAAGGCCGTCCAAATCGGCGGCCCCTCCGGCGGCTGTCTGCCTGAGTCGCTCCTCGACACGCCTGTCGATTATGAAACCCTGCTGGAAGCCGGCGCCATGGTCGGCTCCGGCGGTCTCGTCGTCATGGACGAGTCCACCTGCATGGTCGACATCGCCCGGTATTTTTTGAACTTCACCCAGCAGGAGTCCTGCGGCAAGTGCGCCCCCTGCCGGGAAGGGACGAAACGGATGCTGGAGATCCTGACGCGGATCACCGAAGGCAAAGGGCGTGAGGAAGACCTGGGGGCGCTGGAAAAGCTGGCCGCCGTGATCAAGGCCACCTCGCTCTGCGGCCTCGGTCAGTCTGCGCCCAACCCTGTCTTGACGACACTGCGCTATTTCCGGGACGAGTATGAGGCCCACATCAACGACCAGCGTTGTCCCGCCGGCCTCTGCGCGGCCCTCTTGACCTACCGCATCGACGCGGATAAATGCCGCGGTTGCACCCTCTGCGCCCGTCACTGCCCTGTCGGTTGCATCACCGGCAAGCCGCGGGAGGCCTATGTGATCGACGAGACCCGCTGCGTCAAGTGCGGCGTCTGCCTGGAACGTTGCAAGTTCGGCGCTGTCATACGCCGCTAG
- the nuoE gene encoding NADH-quinone oxidoreductase subunit NuoE has protein sequence MLEKYREERGALIPLLQGAQEIYGYLPGAAMERIARTLRLPAAQVYGVATFYAQFHFTPRGRHVIRVCLGTACHVRGGARIFEALRRQLGVEDGGTTADLRYTLESVACIGACGLAPVIMIDDDTHGRLTPESLPGILARYE, from the coding sequence TTGCTGGAAAAATATCGGGAAGAGCGAGGCGCTTTGATCCCTTTGTTGCAAGGGGCGCAGGAGATCTACGGTTATCTGCCGGGAGCGGCGATGGAACGGATCGCCCGGACGCTGCGGTTGCCTGCGGCCCAGGTCTATGGCGTGGCCACGTTTTACGCCCAGTTTCATTTTACGCCGCGCGGACGCCATGTGATCCGCGTCTGCCTGGGCACGGCCTGCCATGTCCGCGGCGGCGCCCGGATTTTTGAGGCGCTCCGCCGGCAGTTGGGTGTCGAGGACGGCGGGACGACGGCGGACCTGCGGTATACCCTCGAATCGGTGGCCTGTATCGGCGCCTGCGGGCTGGCCCCGGTGATCATGATCGATGACGACACCCATGGACGATTGACGCCGGAGAGCCTGCCGGGCATCCTGGCCCGGTACGAATGA
- a CDS encoding 5-formyltetrahydrofolate cyclo-ligase: MKENLRQRALHGRNRLTPEEIASKSRLIAQRLFAMPAYVSASTVMIYVDFRREVETGEILAHSLNRGKQVTVPVCEGGARRLTAGRIERYPEDLQPGTWGILEPATVVPVEPASLDLVIVPGVAFDRQGNRLGYGAGYYDRFLPSLRPEAQKIALAFDLQIAHQICPDDHDIPMDWIITESGVIDCREERAHG, translated from the coding sequence TTGAAAGAGAACCTGCGCCAGAGGGCATTGCATGGACGCAACAGGTTGACACCGGAGGAGATTGCCTCGAAAAGCCGTTTGATCGCTCAACGCCTGTTCGCGATGCCGGCCTATGTGTCAGCTTCGACGGTGATGATTTACGTCGATTTCCGCCGAGAGGTGGAAACGGGGGAAATCCTTGCTCATAGCCTGAACAGGGGGAAGCAGGTGACGGTGCCGGTCTGTGAAGGAGGCGCGCGCCGTCTGACCGCCGGGCGCATCGAGCGATACCCGGAGGATCTGCAACCGGGAACCTGGGGGATCTTGGAGCCGGCGACGGTGGTTCCTGTCGAACCCGCTTCGCTGGATCTGGTGATCGTGCCCGGCGTCGCCTTTGACCGGCAGGGCAACCGGCTCGGTTACGGCGCCGGGTATTATGACCGTTTCCTTCCTTCTTTGCGCCCGGAGGCGCAGAAAATCGCCCTCGCCTTTGACTTACAGATCGCACATCAGATATGCCCCGATGACCACGACATCCCCATGGATTGGATCATCACCGAGAGCGGGGTCATCGATTGCAGGGAGGAACGCGCCCATGGCTGA
- a CDS encoding PadR family transcriptional regulator: protein MSRLVDSCQAEVNSLPYTVGRINRFVQPALLLLLSEKPSYGYELMERIGELVLLDGPTDPALIYRTLRRMEEEQLVCSKWQTGESGPAKRCYELTDRGVVTLHRWAREIARHRSALDDFLFRYRSHFDQSSQRENMQDIG from the coding sequence ATGTCCCGGCTTGTTGATTCTTGTCAAGCGGAGGTGAACTCCCTCCCTTACACGGTCGGACGCATCAACCGCTTCGTCCAACCGGCGCTGCTCCTGCTGCTCTCGGAGAAGCCGTCCTATGGCTATGAACTCATGGAGCGGATCGGCGAACTGGTGCTATTGGATGGACCCACCGACCCTGCCCTGATCTACCGCACCCTGCGCCGGATGGAAGAAGAGCAGTTGGTGTGTTCCAAATGGCAGACCGGGGAAAGCGGTCCGGCCAAACGTTGTTACGAGTTGACCGACAGAGGTGTCGTGACATTGCATAGATGGGCCCGGGAAATCGCGCGACACCGCAGCGCCCTCGATGACTTCCTCTTCCGCTACCGCAGCCACTTTGATCAATCCTCGCAAAGAGAAAACATGCAGGACATCGGTTGA
- a CDS encoding formate dehydrogenase subunit gamma, producing MAGKTQKNFPASGKVRRHGLIPRFVHWLAAFSIFSLFFSGFGQMPLYKRYMLTEVPGMAWSGNFEITLNMHYAGAVLLMFIVAFHLTYHIVRREFDIWPKQGDVGESWLIIKAMFTGGQEPPSEKYLAEQRVAYAFIGVNVIALIATGMFKVAKNIPGVEMSESLIYVSTLLHTLTSMLLLIGIIAHLLAFAVPANRNLLPGMFSGLIDAEYARHRHSKWWSRING from the coding sequence ATGGCGGGAAAAACGCAGAAGAACTTCCCTGCCTCCGGCAAGGTGCGCCGTCACGGCCTGATCCCCCGTTTCGTCCACTGGCTGGCTGCCTTCTCCATCTTCTCCCTCTTCTTTTCCGGCTTCGGGCAGATGCCCCTCTACAAACGCTATATGCTCACTGAGGTTCCCGGCATGGCCTGGTCAGGCAACTTTGAAATCACCCTGAACATGCACTATGCCGGCGCCGTCCTGCTCATGTTCATCGTCGCCTTTCACCTCACCTACCACATTGTCCGGCGGGAATTCGACATCTGGCCGAAACAGGGCGATGTGGGTGAGTCCTGGCTGATCATCAAGGCCATGTTCACGGGCGGGCAGGAACCGCCCTCGGAGAAGTACCTAGCCGAACAGCGCGTGGCCTACGCCTTTATCGGGGTGAACGTGATCGCCCTGATCGCCACAGGAATGTTCAAGGTGGCCAAAAACATCCCAGGCGTGGAGATGTCCGAATCACTCATCTACGTATCGACGCTGTTGCACACCTTGACCTCGATGCTGCTGCTGATCGGCATTATCGCCCACCTGCTCGCCTTCGCTGTCCCGGCGAACCGGAATCTCCTGCCCGGCATGTTCAGCGGGCTCATTGACGCCGAATACGCCCGTCACCGGCACAGCAAGTGGTGGTCACGGATAAACGGCTAG
- a CDS encoding class II aldolase/adducin family protein yields MENLRSQILHYGRLMIERGLVSGSGGNISCRLPEGNRMLVTPSQMAYDQLTPEDLVVVDIDSGEVLEGARRPSIEQGLHRAIYQARPDVKAIIHTHSRHATAVASTRKDIPPFLDNMVVNFGGGVRTAEHSPIGTPELAEYTVRALGDAPVALLANHGGVAVGKDLAQAFSLAEFLEECAMVYLLSFLAGGPVALAPEVVERERAWLLGRYGQR; encoded by the coding sequence ATGGAGAACCTTCGTAGCCAGATACTGCACTATGGCCGGTTGATGATCGAGCGCGGGCTCGTTTCCGGATCGGGCGGGAACATCAGTTGCCGATTGCCCGAAGGAAACCGGATGCTAGTGACCCCCAGCCAAATGGCCTACGATCAGTTGACACCGGAGGACCTGGTCGTTGTGGACATCGACAGCGGGGAAGTCCTGGAAGGCGCGCGACGCCCATCGATTGAACAGGGCCTGCACCGCGCGATCTATCAAGCCCGCCCCGATGTCAAGGCGATCATCCATACCCACTCCAGACATGCCACCGCAGTCGCGTCCACACGAAAGGATATCCCCCCCTTTCTGGACAACATGGTCGTCAACTTCGGCGGCGGTGTCAGGACGGCGGAGCATTCCCCCATCGGAACGCCCGAGTTGGCCGAATACACCGTCCGCGCCCTCGGCGATGCGCCTGTCGCCTTGTTAGCCAACCATGGGGGGGTCGCCGTAGGAAAGGATCTTGCCCAGGCGTTCTCTCTGGCAGAGTTTTTGGAGGAGTGCGCCATGGTCTACCTCCTCTCCTTCCTCGCCGGCGGACCCGTCGCGCTTGCGCCTGAGGTGGTCGAGCGGGAACGTGCCTGGCTGCTGGGACGTTATGGCCAAAGGTAA